From a single Salvelinus namaycush isolate Seneca chromosome 14, SaNama_1.0, whole genome shotgun sequence genomic region:
- the LOC120059203 gene encoding microphthalmia-associated transcription factor-like, with translation MQAESGIVPDFEVGEEFQEEPKTYYELKSQPLKKNSNPLDRQCSSSKPPLGSSTMTSRILLRQQLMREQLQEQERREQQRRQASSTSLHHQTTDGHIHTQTSAINVSAPPSLPPASQLPMEVLKVQTHLENPTKYHIQQAQQQQVKRYLGKLGSLPCPNQSSDHRGMALGPGNSAPNSPMALLTLNINCEKEMDDVIDDIISLESSYNDDILGLMDPGLQMANTIAVNTNLLDIYGNQGMPHPGLAINSCPANLPNIKREYSVSQSPAIMHMLDKSGSCSKFENYQRPEGFPVEAEVRAMAKERQKKDNHNLIERRRRFNINDRIKELGTMIPKTNDPDMRWNKGTILKASVDYIRKLQREQQRAKELENRQKKLEHNNRHLMLRIQELEMQARAHGLTTDTSVLCSAELSARGIKQEPALGDCHQDLYHVHPQHQHHPACTPDQVQYTTLELNDGASPYTKGHRGVSGDQGPYGGHPKGALMDILMDDTLSPVGGGDPLLSSVSPGASKDSSCSGSKSMEENDQSC, from the exons TAATCCGTTAGACCGGCAATGCTCCTCTTCCAAGCCCCCGTTGGGCTCTTCCACCATGACATCACGAATCCTGCTGCGGCAGCAGTTGATGCGAGAGCAGCTCCAGGAGCAGGAGCGGCGGGAGCAGCAGAGACGTCAGGCCTCCTCCACCTCGCTGCACCACCAGACCACCGACGGCCACATCCACACCCAGACCTCAGCCATCAACGTCAGCGCGCCCCCCAGCCTTCCCCCCGCATCCCAGCTGCCCATGGAGGTGCTGAAG gtACAGACTCACCTGGAGAACCCCACCAAGTACCACATCCAGCAGGCCCAGCAGCAGCAGGTGAAGCGCTACCTGGGCAAGCTTGGCTCCCTGCCCTGCCCCAACCAGTCCTCTGACCACAGGGGCATGGCTCTCGGGCCGGGCAACAGTGCCCCCAACAGCCCCATGGCCTTACTCACCCTCAACATCAACTGTGAGAAAGAG ATGGATGATGTCATTGATGACATAATTAGTCTGGAATCGAGTTATAACGACGATATCCTTGGATTAATGGACCCAGGGCTTCAGATGGCCAACACG ATCGCTGTCAACACTAACCTCTTGGACATTTATGGTAACCAGGGCATGCCCCATCCAGGCCTGGCCATCAACTCCTGCCCTGCCAACCTGCCCAACATCAAAAGGGAATACTCAG TTTCCCAATCTCCGGCCATCATGCACATGCTGGACAAGTCTGGATCGTGTAGCAAGTTTGAGAACTATCAAAGGCCTGAAGGATTTCCTGTAG AAGCAGAGGTCAGGGCAATGGCAAAGGAACGACAGAAGAAGGATAACCATAATTTGA TTGAGAGAAGACGGAGGTTTAACATCAACGACCGGATCAAAGAATTGGGGACCATGATTCCAAAAACAAATGATCC GGATATGCGTTGGAACAAAGGCACCATTCTCAAGGCGTCAGTGGACTACATCAGGAAGCTACAGAGGGAGCAGCAGAGGGCCAAAGAGCTGGAGAACAGGCAGAAGAAGCTGGAGCACAACAATAGACACCTGATGCTGCGGATACAG GAGTTGGAGATGCAAGCTCGTGCCCATGGTCTGACTACAGACACATCTGTCCTCTGCTCAGCTGAGCTCTCAGCCCGAGGCATCAAGCAGGAGCCAGCCCTGGGAGACTGCCACCAGGATCTGTACCATGTCCACCCCCAGCACCAACACCACCCAGCCTGCACTCCAGACCAGGTTCAGTACACCACCTTGGAGCTCAACGATGGAGCATCTCCCTACACCAAGGGCCATAGGGGAGTCTCAGGTGACCAGGGGCCTTACGGCGGTCATCCTAAGGGGGCCTTGATGGACATCCTGATGGATGACACCTTGTCCCCTGTGGGAGGGGGAGACCCCCTGCTTTCCTCTGTCTCGCCCGGGGCTTCTAAGGACAGCAGCTGCTCAGGCAGCAAAAGCATGGAAGAGAACGACCAGAGCTGTTAG